Part of the Carassius auratus strain Wakin chromosome 8, ASM336829v1, whole genome shotgun sequence genome is shown below.
AATGTACTGTCAAAAAAAACgtcattgttgtttatttaattctaactAATATGTTCTAGTTAAAAACTAaccaatattacaaatattttgctaataaattctgcacaggagagacttggtgttgtttccaaacaaaaggaaatatatcggtatcggccaaaatgAGGTGAAAACTATCAACATATCGGATATCTGCAACAAtccaatattgtgcatccctaatattgttgcaacattttacaaatatcaagatttaatatattttagcaaAATGGCATGTTATAAAAGATGAAGTGCTATGATATTGCTCAAAAAAATATAAGACAACAATGTTTTGGGAGTTTAGGACACAAAACAGGACACAGGCTTAAGCAATATCTTTTATTTACTATTTGGGTTtatgtttgtgctttgttttttaagattaacTCTTTTTTTCCAAGGCATGGATTTTGTGGTGGCtatgcattataaatgttataatgctATGCTATTATAAAGAGAAAATAGGCTTAGATGAAGGTCATAAGTCACGCTAAAATCGTACCTTCAAGAGTTTTGATCTCACACGCTGCTGCGGCTGCTGGCTGAATGCCTATGAAGAGAGAATAGcacttttatttccatttttaaaacTCAAAATGTAAGTTATAAAACATAATGATTGTTTCCTTTCGAGATATCATCACTCTGACACTGCAGTCAAAACCTTAGTTTTTTCAGGCACTTTGGTGAGTTTTCAGCTATGTTGCTTTTATATAAAATTGACATTTAAGAGCttattttagtactatttatgtatttctgtctgtagattttcattacaatacatatttttaaaggcctttTTTTCCACATGAGacattttttatctcacaattcggacttttttcttgcatattttgattttatatctcacattttggtctgtttctcccaattttgatttttttatctcacaattttgacttcttTCTtgcatattttgatttaatatctcacaatttggtCTTTAACTCCCAATTTAGAGTTTTTATCCCCAAAATTTGGTCTTCTTTCTTacatattttgattttatatctcacaatttggtCTTTTTCTTCCAAATTTGAGTTTTTATCCCCAAAATGTGGTCTTCTTTCTtgcatattttgatttaatatccCACAATTTGGTCATTTTCTCCCAAATTTGAGTTTTTATCCCCAAAATGTGGTCTTCTTTCTTACATATTTTGATTATATATGTCACAATTTGGTCTTTTTCTCCCAATTTTGAGTTTTTATCCCCAAAATGTGGTCTTCTTTCTTacatattttgattttatatccCACAATTTGGTCTTTTTCTCCCaattttgagtttttatatttcttgcatattttgattttatatctcacaattttcaTTCTTCCCTTCCCAattctgaggctatatctcagaATTAGTACTTTTTCtctcaattttgagtttatatcctacaggtttttttttctcacattttaagttcatatctcacaattccaaaTAAATTTATAGTAACGTTACATTATAATTTCATTCCTCCCTATACAAAAAACAGAAACCATCTTTCACATACATCTACATGTCTGTCTCTTTTAAGTAATTAGTGTCTATATTATTACTATATCACAATTCTTAACCAGACCCCAGACCTCACTAATGTCTGAGTGAGTGTCGAGTCTGCGCGCGTGCGGTTACGCAGCAGTCACGCTATTGTCTTACTCTGCGTTAGCGCGGCGGCGGCGGCGGAGCTGATGGGCACCGTGATCTCGGCGGTCGCGTCCGCCGCAGGGAGGCTGATGATGGTCGCTTCTCCCAGCAGATTGCAGATGCGCTGCTGCATGGAGCTCAGGATGACGGGCACGCTACTGCAGTCTCCCGTGCCCTCCATGGCCGCGCGCGCCTGGGCCACTTTCCTCCGAACCTCCGTCTTCAGATCGGACCATTTCTTCTTGACCTCCGCGAGCTCGCGCTGGCAGGTGCTCACGGCGTTCACGCGCTTCAGGATCTCCACCCACGCGCTGTTCTTGGCGATGTGCGTGACGCCCGCGTTAAAATGATTCACCAAAATGTGTTTCTGCTTCTCCATCTCCTCCACGATGATCTCCACCTCCCTTTCGGAGAAATTAGTTTTTCTCTTTTTGGCCTGAGACGCCATAACGTATTTAATTGGACTTAAGAGAGGTGGGGGGGTAATATAAAATTGCGTAGAATACGTAAAAATAGTAAGTTTTTGTCCTGACACAATTGCGCAGCGTAATGGCTTCTTGAATCGACTTCTCCTCCAACAACAACGTTCGCGGACGCAAATGGCTGAAGTCCCGCCCATTCGTCGCCTCTTACGAATCTCATTGGCTTAGATTTGCCATTGTCGGTGACGAACTTCTTTTTGATTGGTGGAAACTGTTATCAGTTATCAGGTATTACGACGCCATACGATTGCGCCAGACTTATTTTCAACCACACGAGGGAgctatttcataatatatatatatatataaagagagagagagacaaacacacagctttgtaaatatgtaaatgttgaccataataaattatataacagAGACAAAAGAACATATATAGAACTTTGAAAGGTTTGGTCCACTTGAAATGTAGACTAGTGTGtgagtgcatatatatatatatatatatatatatatatatatatatatatatatatatatataatgaatatgaatgatatagttacataaaataattattctattttgttatattataaatctctacatttaaaaaaagcaaaatgatcCTGGTCTTATTGGCAAATTATGATGCAGATGCAGATAAATGTGGCACATAATATAAACAACAGCCCTGATATCCGACTGAAGTATCTACAGTACGACTCAGACTATTGTCACAACAAAACCCTCTAAAAATAGTCTTAAGTGCACTGGCAGGATGTTTTCATCATCCTCAAGCTTGTGCAAATACGTGCACTTGACAGTAAAGATTTGACCCGCGGCATTTCTAAGAAGTGTGCAAACTTATAACCTCACTAATTTGAACAGGACAAAACCAGAGCTTTGAAGTTCATGCAAACTATAAATCTTCTAAAACGGGTTTGTCTTTGATAAAGGCTTCACAGAAGTATTAGCAGTGGACTGGAATAGACCGTTCTGAGAATTCAGATTGATATTATAGtttaataaaaactgaattcTTAGAATAAAGTCACCTATTGTAATCAAATGACAGCAAACACACAACCCGAGGCCTTCGTATACGCTCAGACTAGCATGTTATATTTAACAGTTACAATGTGATCTGCTATTAAAGGAGTGTTGACCGCATCTGGTTCATTGTGTGAAGTGTGAAACAGCTGGAATTTAGTAACCTTGTACTCTTTATTATCAAAACAATAGCATCTGTCTGGGACAGAAATGTTCCAAAATTGTTCAAAGATCACAACCACCAACCTGTTTAAGTTATATATTATCCTCAACACACTTGACTGAAGTTAATTTGTTCTCATGCAGAGATTTTTAAGAAACTGTCTCTCGTTCGTAGACGTTTGTGGGGTCAGACATGCAAATTAAGTTCTTGGAATGGAGAAAATCTGTTATAAATCTCTGTCCATCAAGGGCTCTTGCCTCATCTTTTCACTTGACTGGCAGAACTTTGTGTTTCATTTTCACGGTCATGACACGCTGAAACACAGGAACAGGAACCTTCACAGCACACAGGGATCTCAAAAAGCTTCTATGCCTGTTATTGTTTCTATTGCGCAATCTGAATATGAATTCATGATGCTCTTGACTGCAATGAAAATGTCACCATGAAATTTCCAGCTGTTGTGGTTTTGCCTGCAACTTGTGAATGTAAAACACACTACCATGCAATCAGGGTTGTtttttcatcaaggatgcattcaactgtGCACAAAAGAGACATTTATAAAAGATTTCGATTTccaataaattctgttcttttgaactttctattcgtcTGTGAATCCTGAGAGACAAAATGTATCatgctttccacaaaaaaaaaaaatagttttcaataatataataatattacgtgtttcttgagcagcaagaatgttttctgaagtatCACTGAagacttctgaaaattcagctgtgcatcacagaaataaattacatttgacaatatattgacatagaaaacagttgttttaaatttaaataatatttcacatttgtactgtttttactgtatttttgatcagataaatgcaaaCTTGGTGTGCAAAAGACTCTTctaccaaaaacatttaaaaatcctaATGACCACAACCTTTCTAACAGTATTTCTATAGAATATAACAGCTGTTTTGTCcattttattattgaaaaattCTGAATCCTGTTCAGTAAACAGATCTGGTATCAGTGACTTTCTTAAGCTGCTCTTTTCTCCTGTTTTTGTTGATAAGAGCGTTTGAGAATCTCAGCAGATTCTTGATCAGTGTCCTCTATACTGAGAGACAAACAGTGACTGTGAAGCTGTTAATGGCATGTTAAATCTGAGAtagcacattttgtttttcacCCATCAGTCTGACCTCCAGGTGAAGTTTATCAGTGGATCAGACGTAATCCAGACCAAGCTCCAAACAAACACAGGACCTTGTGTCTGTATTGTGGTTAATATACACCTTTAATAGCTTCTGCACCAAAGATCAGTCTTGAGTTTGACTGAATGGAGTCTTTATGAATGGGCCGTTTATCTTCATGTACAGGATCTATTTGTACATGACATAAACTGATAAAAGGGTCAGACCTGGGCCTTATCATTATATACCGTAAATGTACTGCAATGCACTGATCAGAAAACTGATTTCTCAATATTACCTGAAAAACTACCTATAGATCCGCATTATGACCCCAAATAAAGTACTTATTATACTTTTGGGGTAATTTGTAGAGGAACAAAATATTTGTGCATTTACATAATCTTTTTTCTAAAGGGTAAATTATATTTAGAccttaaaatgcaatttttaaaaacaattttaatacatttctaaaatgttaaatcaatctaaaattaaaaaagaaaagagaaaaataaaaactatagtaATAAAtttagtaatgatgctaaaataacacttctTCAGTCATCACAAcataaaaccatatatatatatatatatttcactcaAGTGCAACTTAGACACTGTGtccttatttaaatataatttctcagTAATTTATAAGATACActaggaaaatgaaaaataaacatattttaagttgtaaataaaacaaagattactggcacaatttacaagaaaatactttttctaCTTCCAAATAGTTTTCTACTTCAAGATTTCATTTGTAGTtttcatttctttgtgaaattttctatcaatctgtgaaaaaaaagttactaaATCACACCAGATAGTTTttagtgtaagaaaaaaaaaagtttatttgctGTTTCATGCATGCATCAAAGGTCTTGAATTAATGAGATATCACAGGATGTCGTTTCACACGGGTTCTGTTCACCGAACATCCCTGCTGGATGAAATCAGAGCTCTGTACTGACTCCCAAAGCCTGCGTCTGTCCCCGTTCATGTGTTTAGTGATCCCTAATGTGTGACTTGGCTAAAATTAGTTTTTAGAGAGCACTGGAGTCAAATTCATGTTGCATACAGTACATGAGTGCACTGCTTCTCTCCAGCTGAACTGGATTGTGTTACAAAGCTGCTGATTAGTTCCTATTTTGGTTTTGGTGTAAAGGAACCGTCATACTCACACTGAAGTTCACTAATTACTTTATCATATGACACTGTACTTATATGGCAATGCAATTGTATGTACATAATTTGTACTGATGAATAAAAAGATAACATAAATTCTCAGAATACCTTTAAAATGTACTAATCTTCAGGTCATCTAAGATattaatgaatttgtttcttgGAGAAAATAACTTGTTCAGTaatgcatcctctgcagtgaatgggtgccgtcagaatgagagtccaaacatctgataaaaacatcacaataaaacacaccactccagtcttatcaattaacatcttgacAGATTAAAAGCTATATGTttataagaaacagaaaacagaaagaagTTCTTCAAACCATTGCTTAAATATGATGCTTCCCAAAAAGccctcttgtctgaatcaggggagGAATCTGCACAGATTgagcaccatttacaagccaaaacagcgctaaacaaatatgtggctgggtgttttcactgaaggaagcattattatgaactcatattttagtttaacacagtcgcttagttaaaaatgccttgtttcttacaaacatgcagcttttctcttctccagatgtaactgatggactggagttctgtgtggattattgtggtgtttttattagctatttggactctcattctgacggcacccattcactacagagcatgcATTGCAGAACAAGTAatccaatgctacatttctccaaaatctgatttgacaaaaaacaaaacaaatctaaatcCGATATAGCCTGAAGATGAGCACATTTTCATCAGACATTCATTTGTTGTATTAACTATTACTTTAATAATTCTGGCATATAAAGAGATCTCAACAGTCCTCTCCATACACCGGGCTTTTCCCTCGCTGCGTGTGAATCATGTCCTGTATTCAGGTTACAGATGGTGAAGGTTGGTGTCCCCCTCTGCACAGATACCGTATAAATCTCTCTGGAGTTGGTCTTGGCACAGACGCTTCTCCTTCACCAGACTCTGACGTAATATTGCAACCGGAGCAGACAGCTTTCCTGCAGGATTGTCCCCCACAAAGTTCAGCATTGCAGTTTATATTTGAGCCTAACATTAATTGCTGCTGATAGCCAAAAACGCTGCAGTGAGTGACCTGCTGGTATTTTTACCTCCAAATAGTTACATTTAGGCTTCAgtgttatttcaaatatttaatctatttaaagacaatttgataaaaaaaaaaaagatatgcattGGGATATGCATTCTCATAATcacaataaacatataaatatttatagtaaTGTTATAGCCTTTTATAATTTCATATGCAACCACATggacttatttattcatttttttgttcagtttttaattaaactaaGTAAAATACACAGGTATTTTTTAAAAGTCAGGTACAATTGCACAAAATAAGTTTAAACTCATAGGTTTTTCAGCAATGAAAAACAActcaaaatgtgttattttactaGTATTGATATCcaattatatttctattaatattttgaatagttttttatatttttaacctgATGCATGTTCACTAGCTTTTTAGGTAGgccagtaacttttttttttaataattctgtattttttgtttttagtttttagttcgCTGCAGGTCTGTGCCAGTTTCTCTGTTTTGTAAGGAGATTCACTGGAGAAAATGTGAAATTCTTTATTGAGTCACTTATTTGGAAATTTCCCAGCATGTCACATTTCTGTTCTGGCAGCTAGTGCATTTCACCCATGATTGGACGATTAACCTCTGACGTCACGGACGCCGTACAAATGTACAAATCACAATGCGGACTTCTTGGTAAAATGGGCTGTCCGCCCCCTTCCGCTCAGGGGCGTGTCTAAGGACATTTCTAGAAGTGATCACGCGCTTTACCGGCATTTCAGCGTTAACCGTCGGCAGGCGAGAGAGTTCtcgtgttatttatttatttattgtcgaAGACTTTTATAATTTTCAAGATGTTGTGCCTGTGCCTTTACGTGCCCGTCCATAACTCGGATCAGGTCGAGGTGGAGTATTTTGAATCAAACGGATTACCCTCCGAGCTGAAATCGCTGAAGTCTCTCAGTGTGCTTCTGCCTTCGCAGGAATTCTCCACATATCGAAAATGGAGGAAggtgagaaaaaaatatacaaatctgtATATTGTTCAAGTCGTGAAACCGATTAAACCTAAAAAGTAgttcacttatttatttcatttttttaaagaaactacaCATTTTTGAAGCATGACGTTTCCGCTGCTCCTTCCTCTTTTCTTGCGCGCGCGCTTCCGTTCAGGTGACCATATATGGAGTTCCCCCGAACTAAACTTAAATGCGCTGGGTTTTATTGCGGTCGACTAATTAAAGTGTGTCAATAATGTGTACTATTGTACAAATAATGTGTTTAATCACATCAATACCATGGTACTGTAACtgtaaatacatattaaagttGTATGTCGTTGTCCTTGAACTGAAGGCTGTATGGCGCCCCTAGAGGTGCAGTTTCATTGCATAATACACACTATTGGAATTGATAGGTTTGAAAGTTGATCGATTTTTATTATTCTGAGCTGCTGCAATCATCTGGATGAGTgtctaaatatgatttataatctCATAAACCCATGTTTTAGTGAATGCATTCAGTAATGACAATTAAATAAGAGTAAATGAGTCACTGTTCCTATCAGTggttaaacatatatttttaatagtagtCAGATTGACCATCGTAGCTAATCTGATCTGCACGGTTTCTCATTTAAAAATACACTCTCATTCTGTCTGTTCTAGTTTGCCAGGTGTTGACATTCCCACATTAACTTTTACTGATTGTGGAATAATTTACATCTGCAATGCATTGGATATTCTCTCACACTTTTGCTTGCATCTTTTTCTCCTCACAGAAAACCATGAAAACTGAAGAGAAAGAGCATGATGGACAATTGGACTTTGAAGAGTTTGTTCACTACCTCCAAGACCACGAGAAAGACCTGAAGCTTGTCTTTAAAAGCCTGGATAGAAAGATCGCCGGTATTGTACCTTAATGCAATGCTTTACACATTTGCAGCTTGGTGATTTTAAAACCGCTGACATTTATTTGTTGCATTTCAGGTCAAGTGAATGCCAGTGACATTGTGAACTCACTGCGAGATCTCGGCGTGCATATTTCCCTCCAGCAAGCAGAGAGAGTCCTTCAAAGGTGAAATATTGTGTGAATAACATCGGTGCAgcattgtccttttttttttttcttgtggagCTTTGACTAATAATATTCAGTGTGAAAATTAAGTCTTAAAACTGCTTTCATTTAATCTTAATTTTCAGTGTTTGACTGACATTCAATGAAAAGcttaatcaattaattacttgTTATTGCTATactataaaaactgtttttattattgcattactTATTTGAATTTTACTCATAAGTTCGCTGGAATTTATTACCGTAATACATAATTAAATGACCAAACCCTTTGTTTATGACTATATAAATGCAGTGCCTCCTTGATCACTTTATCTCTGAATGGACTGAGTCACAGCTTTATTGGAGGATTTTATCATATCTtacatttactgtaaaacacagaatttgataAAACGCTCTAAATGATCTTCTTTCTCCCACGTTTCCTATTTTCTTAACGCAGCATGGACAAAAACGGCACAATGACTATTGACTGGAACGAATGGAAGAAGTATCCCACATTACAGCCTGCCGAAAACATTCCCGAAATCATCCTGTACTGGAAGCACTCGACTGTAAGcattttctctcccacaaacccTGAACTCAGTCCAAATCCTTCAAAACAACCGACAAAGCTTATttagtaaaagctgttttattcatGCCGACTGCAAACTGGCATTACTACAATGATCTGATTAACACGTCTACTGGGAAAGACTCGGATTCATTGAAATGTGCATGAATTAGTCAGGTTTGGGGTTTGGGATGGGTTCAGAGCGTTGGCCTGGTACATGGTTGATGATAGTCCTAACGTGACTGCCTAAAATAGTCCCACTGG
Proteins encoded:
- the naif1 gene encoding nuclear apoptosis-inducing factor 1, with protein sequence MGGTSAICVRERCCWRRSRFKKPLRCAIVSGQKLTIFTYSTQFYITPPPLLSPIKYVMASQAKKRKTNFSEREVEIIVEEMEKQKHILVNHFNAGVTHIAKNSAWVEILKRVNAVSTCQRELAEVKKKWSDLKTEVRRKVAQARAAMEGTGDCSSVPVILSSMQQRICNLLGEATIISLPAADATAEITVPISSAAAAALTQSIQPAAAAACEIKTLEAETTYHTLEEGMVEYCTTETPVTVTTEAPVEMLAQAECKPQELKSRIALNSAKLLQEHRVTNLHVREIAQHLENQNDLLQMIRRSQEAQACAQERQAQALEGTQAALLALIQMFRPALKDLRKFLQSANSPNTAPPAATETGEGAPQTEDAQ